In the Penaeus chinensis breed Huanghai No. 1 chromosome 31, ASM1920278v2, whole genome shotgun sequence genome, one interval contains:
- the LOC125041694 gene encoding titin-like — translation MPGNVRNTGQNDSHRPPITAASRTKSLDCLADKSEKASEYVPSRITRTQPKIKTDAMQFVKPPSNFAHNRWQRSQTGPAGLYKSATEQIKKAEAVKAMRKHLIAEEEDWQQQPSSSSQSKSPYDEDTDWQTNLDKWKSSRRKRNEDALERVIEIKKNEQEEELNRTRRKSKTFSEMQEDKTKRGRRYNLVVHDDDNNDLADLGLSTVKSSSSLFDGQEDNDVKDLDQDNKDAKSDAGFCTGSDTGSDGVFAEDNISDTSSALGDKKETHDSLLDTGVSKEEEPRINGHGSSLTSDILNTNNANLYTEEYTYDKAIEGYKQYAENTAKKRTSSITSLNSNTSFTKEEERKDERPRLNGRSPSPAKSNKLEEKLNFFTKEMVKESRTSPEPRVIMREKSPKVDVGKRRSMFEMGEPLISQSEREQKQANRRSLEVPGSLRNKVASFENLDMDTPKVRGMTPNIETNLKSKVKSFENLDTETTKVRGVTPTRDTKFREKLASFAAADTESQTVRKKTPERDVNFHKKLASFTSIENGEEEKCVERKTIPLRDPTLRNKIASFEQLEQAAEAYPQPPREEPVKNRDRSISLENLDEPPPVKEVMRPAVSMGNMGLMRRAPSTPYMVVDLDKSGVEEESCIREKRPVVSDEQESAGARDQAKRSTIYETIEKCQVVRDVESAPMFSIFQYLSPEVNAQVFEIASKLEETPLLGSPTLRDPSVPLPEPPVQEQDSFEGAKPYTDEDINEVISDYEQVGSVYEEASEHVENIYENITEEPVYENIYEKVGDEIQGEIEEPMNEPHYQTLEEVREEVSASVELAPVPPSPPQQVASKPPPVIEPPEVLDVTWTDGPSQAAPPCVPPPPPPPDDDSDDDASDQPQGLPEQAEDEPFTRENSTRRIKKELWRRRSDFLGTSSQYIEEEPTVKPPPDLSELLRQEREAERIMAESQRARTPIQETLSKAEIARREREIIESLERSEQLKQQQQQQSQYTWQDHMAEETTMTEEQKQLSEHLEYQVAQTESTSSESDIDIKVATNVPVTFANIPTTPQSIMDAKEPETMETSSQSPDEIFEALPISSKDTVDSVETEAEMLETHVIEPNTTIAKVVPTQTQMEVEAENNVQPESSQQYTDLLESHYSTLDYSSDSVASTGSHPDPYKKLAELEEEMMRHDQDMLQRAGKLAPASTTSTDAQPAHIPPPTMYASQEGAPVPSPQAPETAENNSYNNYQPPTPQFPIQEFYTAPTYEPTPPSSLAPAEGMASPGQKAVSPPAGSPSQYSTLASPHPFTRSHSQSSIGAPPIHPPLQGIRSSPTGSPRDPAPEPLPRKKKLPPPPPSKPHQIPGDSTERSEAIRLSRMPTSNTTSVSPQQQENQGEAVSPSGQQMSKQTLLALSAIPKPRLTDNESWITKKKPESQRRDYSKHWLHQEAEQRRLEQQDRVNRQQQARAPAAKPLPPQSVSPQHPPNPQTTSYLPNYPPQNASPTYSSYPQALKNASPVHSNNNNNNNNMWRNQATTYQPLMPTQAPNGDKALPDSIIHNITQRVNNKNSKNTYSNTNGRLGNTYGNNNYRDENYHDYMNADALSAPSTHTPLYQSGMGQSQQPPFNSQSQDHSSGQDQRLLSVSGKKKCSHCAEELGRGAAMIIESLRLFYHIPCFKCCVCGIQLGNGSAGADVRVRNHKLHCHNCYSNDEGMKFSKV, via the exons GGCAGCGCTCTCAG ACCGGGCCGGCAGGACTGTACAAGTCGGCGACGGAGCAGATCAAGAAGGCCGAAGCCGTGAAGGCGATGAGGAAGCACCTGATCGCCGAGGAAGAGGACTGGCAGCAG cagccctcctcctcctcccagtccaAGAGCCCCTACGACGAGGACACAGATTGGCAGACG AACTTGGACAAATGGAAAAGCTCCCGGAGAAAGCGGAACGAGGACGCGCTCGAGAGAGTCATCGAGATCAAGAAgaacgagcaggaggaggagctgaaCCGAACGCGGCGCAAGAGCAAGACCTTCAGCGAAATGCAGGAGGATAA GACCAAAAGAGGTCGAAGGTACAACCTTGTGGTGCATGACGATGACAACAATGACCTGGCTGACCTCGGGCTGTCCACAGTCAAGAGCAGCAGTTCCCTCTTCGACGGGCAGGAGGACAACGACGTCAAGGACCTGGACCAGGACAACAAGGACGCCAAGAGCGACGCAGGATTCTGCACGGGCTCGGACACGGGCAGCGACGGGGTGTTCGCCGAGGACAACATCAGCGACACGTCTTCGGCACTC ggagacaagaaagaaacTCATGATTCGCTTCTGGATACTGGAGTTTCAAAGGAAGAGGAGCCGAGGATCAACGGACACGGATCCAGCCTGACTTCGGACATTCTCAATACCAACAATGCAAACTTGTATACAGAGGAGTACACCTACGACAAAGCCATTGAGGGATATAAGCAGTATGCAGAGAATACTGCCAAGAAGCGCACGTCCAGCATCACAAGTCTGAACAGTAACACGAGCttcacgaaggaggaggagaggaaggacgaacGTCCTCGCCTCAACGGGCGCTCTCCAAGCCCTGCCAAGAGCAACAAGCTGGAGGAGAAGCTCAACTTCTTCACGAAGGAGATGGTCAAGGAGTCTCGCACGAGCCCTGAGCCCAGAGTCATCATGCGAGAGAAGTCACCCAAAGTTGATGTCGGGAAGAGAAGATCCATGTTCGAGATGGGCGAGCCGCTGATCAgccagagtgaaagagagcagaAGCAGGCCAACAGGAGGTCTCTGGAAGTACCTGGATCTCTGCGGAACAAGGTTGCCTCGTTCGAAAACCTGGATATGGACACCCCGAAAGTTCGAGGAATGACTCCAAACATTGAGACGAACTTGAAGAGTAAAGTCAAATCATTTGAGAACCTTGACACAGAGACAACCAAGGTCCGAGGGGTTACACCCACCAGGGACACCAAATTCCGCGAGAAACTAGCATCATTCGCAGCTGCTGACACCGAATCTCAGACAGTCAGAAAGAAGACTCCGGAAAGAGACGTCAACTTCCACAAGAAACTCGCATCCTTCACAAGCATCGAAAACGGTGAAGAAGAAAAGTGCGTTGAGAGGAAGACCATACCTCTGCGCGACCCAACACTGAGAAACAAGATTGCTTCTTTCGAGCAGCTGGAGCAGGCTGCTGAAGCATATCCTCAGCCTCCACGTGAAGAACCGGTGAAAAATAGGGACCGGTCTATCAGCCTGGAAAACCTGGACGAACCACCGCCGGTCAAGGAGGTAATGCGGCCTGCAGTTTCAATGGGCAACATGGGGCTCATGAGACGGGCTCCCTCGACCCCATACATGGTGGTGGATCTAGACAAATCTGGGGTCGAGGAGGAATCTTGTATCAGGGAAAAGAGACCTGTGGTGAGTGATGAGCAAGAATCAGCCGGTGCTCGGGACCAAGCCAAGCGCTCTACCATCTACGAAACTATAGAGAAGTGCCAAGTGGTTCGTGACGTTGAGTCTGCTCCAATGTTTTCCATTTTCCAGTACCTCAGCCCAGAG GTGAATGCCCAAGTCTTTGAGATTGCCTCAAAGCTAGAGGAAACTCCTCTCTTGGGCTCACCCACCCTCAGAGACCCCTCCGTCCCCCTGCCAGAGCCTCCCGTGCAGGAACAGGACTCTTTCGAAGGAGCTAAACCCTATACTGATGAAGATATTAATGAG GTTATCAGTGATTATGAACAAGTTGGCAGTGTTTATGAAGAAGCTTCTGAGcatgttgaaaatatatatgagaatatcaCAGAGGAACCTGTGtatgaaaacatatatgaaaag GTTGGTGATGAAATCCAGGGCGAGATTGAGGAGCCAATGAATGAACCTCACTACCAGACCctagaggaggtaagggaggaggttaGTGCAAGCGTGGAGCTAGCACCCGTTCCACCATCGCCTCCTCAACAGGTTGCATCGAAGCCACCGCCCGTCATTGAGCCTCCAGAG GTGCTAGACGTGACGTGGACGGACGGCCCCTCCCAGGCGGCCCCACCCtgcgtgccccctcccccccctccccctgatgACGATTCTGACGACGATGCATCAGATCAGCCACAGGGTCTTCCAGAGCAGGCGGAG GATGAGCCTTTTACCCGGGAGAACTCGACCCGGCGCATCAAGAAGGAACTCTGGAGAAGGAGGTCAGACTTCTTGGGCACTTCATCCCAATACATTGAAGAAG AACCAACCGTTAAGCCTCCCCCAGACCTCAGTGAGCTTCTGAGGCAGGAGCGTGAGGCAGAACGCATCATGGCAGAGTCGCAGCGTGCCAGGACTCCCATCCAAGAG ACACTAAGCAAAGCCGAAATTGCCCGCCGTGAGAGGGAAATAATTGAAAGTCTTGAGCGCTCAGAGCAGCtgaagcagcagcaacagcaacagtcaCAGTATACTTGGCAAGATCACATGGCTGAGGAAACAACAATGACAGAGGAACAAAAGCAATTAAGTGAACACTTAGAGTACCAGGTG GCCCAGACTGAGTCAACGTCCTCAGAATCGGATATAGACATCAAGGTTGCCACAAATGTCCCTGTAACCTTTGCTAACATCCCCACAACCCCTCAATCCATTATGGACGCTAAAGAACCGGAGACCATGGAAACGAGTTCTCAAAGTCCTGATGAAATTTTTGAagcccttcccatttcctctaaAGATACTGTTGACAGTGtggaaacagaagcagaaatgcTTGAAACCCATGTCATTGAGCCAAATACTACTATTGCTAAAGTTGTTCCAACTCAAACCCAAATGGAAGTTGAAGCAGAAAATAATGTGCAACCTGAATCTAGCCAGCAGTACACAGATCTCTTGGAGTCCCACTACAGTACTCTGGACTACAGTAGCGACTCAGTTGCTTCAACTGGCTCACATCCTGACCCGTATAAG AAATTGGCTGAactggaggaggaaatgatgaGGCATGACCAGGACATGCTTCAACGCGCAGGCAAGCTGGCACCAGCCTCTACAACCAGCACTGATGCCCAGCCTGCCCATATCCCTCCCCCTACCATGTATGCCTCCCAAGAAGGAGCACCTGTGCCTTCACCACAGGCACCTGAGACAGCTGAAAACAACAGTTACAACAATTACCAGCCACCAACACCACAGTTTCCCATCCAGGAATTCTACACAGCCCCCACGTATGAGCCAACACCGCCCAGCAGCCTGGCACCAGCTGAGGGAATGGCCAGCCCAGGACAGAAAGCAGTGTCTCCCCCTGCTGGATCACCCTCTCAGTACAGCACACtggcctctccccacccattcacccGGTCTCACTCCCAGTCCAGCATTGGGGCTccacccattcaccctcctcttcaGGGTATCAGGTCATCCCCCACAGGCTCTCCCCGTGATCCCGCTCCAGAGCCCCTTCCCAGGAAGAAGAAGTTGCCGCCACCTCCCCCCAGCAAGCCCCACCAAATTCCTGGAGATTCTACCGAACGTTCTGAAGCAATAAG atTGAGCCGAATGCCCACAAGCAACACCACCAGTGTCTCACCCCAGCAGCAGGAAAACCAAGGAGAGGCTGTTTCCCCATCAGGTCAGCAGATGTCCAAACAGACTCTCCTAGCGCTCTCTGCCATCCCCAAGCCTCGCCTCACAGACAATGAAAGCTGGATCACCAAGAAGAAACCAGAGTCACAAAGAAGAGATTACAGTAAACATTGGCTTCACCAG GAGGCAGAACAGAGAAGACTGGAGCAGCAGGACAGAGTCAACCGCCAGCAACAGGCGCGTGCACCAGCAGCAAAGCCTCTGCCACCTCAGTCAGTCTCCCCTCAGCATCCACCTAACCCACAGACCACCAGCTACCTTCCTAATTACCCACCTCAGAATGCAAGTCCTACCTACTCCAGCTACCCTCAAGCCCTCAAGAACGCATCACCAGtccacagcaataacaacaacaacaataacaacatgtgGAGAAATCAAGCCACAACATATCAGCCTCTCATGCCCACACAGGCCCCTAATGGTGACAAAGCTCTTCCAGACTCCATTATCCATAACATAACACAGAGagtcaataataaaaacagcaagaaTACCTACTCCAATACTAACGGAAG ACTAGGAAACACCTACGGCAATAACAATTACCGTGATGAGAATTATCACGATTACATGAATGCCGATGCCTTAAGTGCGCCTTCCACCCACACTCCCCTCTACCAGTCTGGCATGGGGCAAAGCCAGCAGCCTCCATTCAACTCTCAGTCACAGGACCATTCGAGTGGACAAGATCAGAGGCTGCTCAGTGTCTCGGGGAAAAAGAAGTGTTCGCATTGCGCAGAGGAACTAG GTCGAGGAGCTGCAATGATCATTGAGAGTTTGCGACTCTTCTATCATATTCCTTGCTtcaagtgttgtgtgtgtggcataCAATTAGGCAATGGGTCAGCAGGTGCTGATGTGCGAGTACGCAATCACAAGCTGCACTGCCATAACTGTTACTCAAACGATGAAG GAATGAAATTCAGCAAGGTATAG